The genomic region GACCACCGGCCTGCCCATCTCGCTTATGTGCTCGATTATATCGGGCACTGACGACACCCTCGAGCTCGAGACCTCGACGAGCTTCCCATTAAGGTCAAGGATGGCGACCGCTGTGGTGGTCCCCGGGTCCACCCCCACTATGATGTAGTCCCGCTTCTTCTTCTCGAGCGGTATGAACTCGATGGCCTCCTTCTCCACGCTTGTGACCGTTACCTGGACGTCCTCCTCCCTGGAGCTGTGTATGCCCAGCTCAGAGCGCCTCGCATTCACTATAAAAGTGCCGTTGACGTATCCCCCAAACCCCTCGGTGATATGCAGGTCATAGACCCTGTCCTTGAGCTTTGCCTCTATCTCCCTGACCTTCTCCCGGACCCTGCCCTGTACCTTTCGCCTGTACCTGTTCTGGCTCCACCCGCCCCTACCCGGCGACCTACCCCTGCTCACCTTTATCAGCGTCTTGTCCTCGAATACCGATACTATATACCCCACGCCCATTGAGGCGAGGCAGGCAGCCGCAAGGGCCTCCTCCTCGGGCACCATTGGGTTAAAAGAAATGCCATTCTCCCTCCCAAGCTTGGTAAGCGGCTCCTGGTGCTCGTTGCCCGTCACCTGTACGAGCTTGACCTCTGGAGGCAGCCGCCTCAAAAAGCTCACCAGGTCTTTCTTGTTCTCCGCCAGCTCGGTTATGCTGTCCACCGCGAGTATTCCAGGGCGGTATTGCTTTATCAGCCTCAGAAGCTTGAAGCGGCTTACAGAAGAGTACTTTTCCACGTTGCCGTTGAGGATGGCGACCGCGTAGTGGGGTGCCTCCCTGGAGCGGCTTGACCCTTTTACTATATCTACGCCGAATATGGTTTGAAGCGCCATTTTGGGGTTCTATATATTATTTTGTATCAGGAGTTCAATAAGTTTTTCCTGCATGAAAAAGGCTCTTTTACTTATTGGGGAACTTGCTAAGCAACCCCCAAAAAGTTATGGGGACTTCGTAGCATGCTCGTAAGCAAGCTCTAAACGATATGGCGATAAGGTACTGGGTCCATGATAAGTTGGGGTGCCACCTATGCCATATCATACATTTCCGCAGAACTGATACGGCCAAGCCCGAAAAGTCTTATCGAACGCCATTATATTAAATCAGTTAGATTCTCAGAAGCTTTTTTAATTCTATCTCTATATTCTTCCAAACCGATAATATAGAAAGTAATAGGTGCATTCTTTTTTAATTCAAACTGGGATACATCATCAAAGTCTACGATTTCACCATTCTCTTTCTCAACTAATATCGGTGTTTTATCGGCTTTATAAAATTCGTTCGAGGATTTGTATAGGGGGTTATCGATTTCAACTAGATAGGATATGATGAAGTCCTTTTCGCAATTACACTTTTGAGCTATGCTCATTTCCAGCTTTTCAAGGTATTTGCCACTGGCTAGCTTATGTCTAAGGCCAACATTTTTAATATCGCTTATATTAATCCCATATCCTGCTTTCATCAAACGCCTATTGTCTAAATCATCGATTAATCTACATGCATTACTTTTACTACATAATAATTTTTGAAATAGTCGGTTATCGTCCATTGATAAATAATAGTCTAGAAAGCCATCATTTTTCATATCTAATAGATTCTTATCCAGGACCCCTTCTCTAATTGCAATCATAATTGCGCGTTCAAACATTTTATCCGCAATTAATCTGGCATGATGAAAATACACTTGAGTATACATCAAATATCTTGCAAGCCTATAGTTTTCTACTGCTTCTTTTCCTTTTATTAATATAACAAGGTCCGACCTATCTCTTTCAGTTTTTTTACTGATTGTATGCAATATACGCTCTAGGTCAAAATTTCCATAAGCAACGCCTATGTGATGAGAGTCTCTTCTTAGATAGTCGAGCTTATCAGCATCAATGTTCCCGGAGATTATTTTGCTATTGACCGTATCATTATATTCATCAAATAATGCCAGTATACTCTCTTTTCTTTTACCTAAAACATCCCCTATCTCTTTATTCTCAGAAATTATTTTGCGGGTAACGTCCTCATGATTGATATTAAGGCCACAGTTCGATAATGCCGTTTCGAACACATGGGACATCGGCCCATGGCCAATATCGTGTAAAAGAGCTGCAAAGCGAGCATCTATTATCTCTTCTTCTGACAATTCTAGCTTTTTAGCCATTAGCGTCGCAACGTGCATAGCACCCAGCGAGTGCTCAAACCGGGTATGATTTGCGCTAGGATAAATTAAATGGGTATTTCCTAGTTGTTTTATTCGCCTTAACCTTTGAACAACTGGCGTATCTAAAATTTTAAGCTCATCAGTAGTGATGCCAATATAGCCATAAATAGGGTCTCTTATAAATTTTTCATAGTGAATCATATTATGTACAAAGGTTAAGAGCCTGGAGTAGGCCTATAGCTTTTTCCACTTTAGGCTTTGATAATTTCCAACCGAACGAGCTTGCCATTTCAGTAATTTCATTAATCATCATTGGCTTCTTTTTACTACTAAGGATGTAATGAATTTTGGCAGCATATGAAAGCGTGTTTACATCTAAGTCGGATATTTTTTTACACGTATTCACGATACAATTGATTTTTTCATAGTCTGGTTCATGCTCTTTAATCAATTGCTCAGCCAGCTCTTTTCCATCCTCAGTTAGGCTATATACATATCTTTTCCACTCGACAGAATCAGCATCCATCTTACCATTAAAGACGTCAAGATTCTCATCTATAAAATTCAATTTGACTGCTGATTCTATAGTCCCCATCAGTTCTGAGCTATAAGGCCCATAATAGTAAGGTCTATATTTTGCTTCTATCACTCCAGCTATAGACTCAAAGTACAGCAACTTTTGAATGGCTGTACGTCCAGAAATTTGGTTATTAGCCGCTTTTATTGTAAGCACTATAGCGTCTAAAAGGTCTATCATAGATACCTCAGGCGATTATTATCCTTTCTTATATTAAGGTATGGTAGAGTTATAAAACTTAGTTGTGTGCGTAACGAAAATAATTGATACAACAAGTATCATGGCAGTTTATTTTACATGTAAGGCCTCTTAATGGTAGGATTAATGTTGAATGGGTTGAAATAGTTAATATTAAAGAAAATTGGCTTTAGATGTGAATCGTTTAGAGAGCGTGAATTATGAGTTGGTCGTGGCTTATTTGAATTGCCTGTTTGGGCAGCTGTACAAATAAGAATAATTTGAACTTTAACTTGCTAATCGTTATGGTGCCCGTGTCGCAGATCGAATATGTAGTTGCGCATGAGCTTTGCCACATCAAGCATAAAAGCCATTCTAAAGAATTCTGGCAATTGCTAAAGCTGGTCATGCCCGACTATGAGCTTAGGAAGGATAGCCTTAGAAGAGATGGGTGGAAATACGCCTTATAATCGAGACCAAATTTATCGAGTACGCCGCATCTTAGCTATCAGCGCCGCCGTGGCCCCTGCGTTGAAGCCGTTGTCTATGTTGACGACGACCAGCCCTGGAACGCATGACTGTAGCATGGTGGTTAAGGCGCCTATGCCTCCAGCGCCCAGCCCGTAGCCGATGCTGGTGGGCACGCCGATGACCGGCACCCCTACCATCCCGGCGACCACGGAAGGCAGCGCACCCTCCATGCCGGCAACGACGACCACGCAGGCCACGTCCTCCTTTATCATCTTCTTAAGAGGCTCAAGGAGGCGATGAATACCAGCGATGCCCACGTCGTATCCCTTTATGACCGAGCAGCCCATCACCTCGGCAATGGCGGCGGCCTCCTCGGCCACTGGGATATCCGAGGTGCCAGCTGTAAGGATGCCAATCTTACCAAGGCTCTCCCCAGAGCAGCCCCGCCTATCCACGATAATCATCCTGGCCTCAGGCTTAAAGGCCACGCCCTCCCCGCCAATCCGCCTCACAACCTCGTCATAATACTCGGCCGAGGCCCTCGACACCACGATGATGTCCTTCTTATTAACCACCCGCTCGACGATCTCGCCAACCTTCTCAGGCTCCTTGCCGCTGGCATAGACCACCTCGGGTATGCCAGACCTGCACTCGCGGCCCATGTCAAAAACCGTATGGTTGCCGATCCTCTCAACATAATCCAGCCTCAAAAGCCGCTCCGCCTGGTCGATGTCAATTTCCCCGCTGACGAGCTTTTCAAGCACTTCACGGGCATCCAAAACACATCACCCTTAATAGTCGCGCTCGACAAGGAATAGCCCGATAGCATTTAGCTTATCCATCGGAGCCTTATACAATTTAAGCCCCTCGAACTGAGACATGGCCTCATCCTTATAGCGCTTGGCCTCTTTCTGGGCGAATTCAAGGGCGCCTGCCCTGGTCAAAATATCGAAAACGCGGGCGATATCGCCATCAGTAAGATGCTCCTTCCCATAAATCCTCTTCAGCTCATCCCTTTCGGGCGAAGCCTCCATGGCATAGAGCACCGGCAAAGACTTCTTCTTATTCCGGATATCATTCTTAGCAGACTTGCCGGTATTCTCGGGGTTGCCCCATATGCCCAGTATATCGTCACGTATCTGGAAGGCGATGCCTATCTTGCGGCCGAAGGCCTTAAACCGCCCAATAATACTTTGGTCCTCGGTGGCCACCATTGCGCCTATCGCCGTCGAGGCCTCGATAAGGGCGGCGGTCTTCCCGCTCACCATCTTAATATACTCATCCACAGAAACGTCGTCCCTCTCCTGGAACTCCATGTCCATGTACTGGCCCTCGCAAAGCTCTATCACCGTCTCGTTGAAGAGCCTCATGATGCTGACCATCATCTCCGGACTGACCGTGCCTTCAAGCTCCAATAGCGAGAGGTTCGCCACGATATCCATGGCGTCCCCGGTGTTTATTGCCTGGGGCACGCCCCAGAGCTTCCACAGGGTATCCCTGTGCCGGCGCTTCTCGTCGCCATCCTCTATATCGTCATGTATTAGAGTGAAATTATGCAGCAGCTCCACCGCGGCTGCCGCCGGTAGGGCCTTCCTGTAGTCATTACACACGGCCTCGCACGCCAGCAGGCACATCGTGGATCGCAGGCTCTTCCCTCTGGGAGCCCTGCACTCCCTAAAATTCTCGTCAAGCCACCCCAGGTGGTACTTCATCATGTCATATAGGTGGCCCACGCTTTTCCTTTTCTCGAATAACGCCCTCATCTGGGCGTCCGTATATGCCGAGTACTCCTCTAGAATAGGCGTGACTGCATCCACCATGGTTTTCCCTGCGATTTCTCACTTGGCGTATAGCCCTGCAGATATTAAAACCCTTCGAAACCTGGAGATAGGAGCTAGCCTTCTAGTCGACAAAATTTATTTATACTGTGTGTCGCTTTTTTGCATTGATGATGCTCAAGTTCAGGCTTTTCGCCAACTTTAGGGAGAAAGCGGGCAAAAAGGAAATAGCGCTGGACGTCAATGGGGACACAGTCATGGATGCGGTAAGGGCGCTGATAGAGGCATACCCGGGGCTGGAGCCACTCATGCTACAGGAAGGGAAAATAAAGCCTTACGTAAACGTACTGGTTAATGGCAGAAGGGCGGAGCCATCAGACAGGGTAAAGGATGGAGACGAGCTGGCCATATTCCCGCCCGTGTCCGGAGGATAAGCCTACTTCTCGAATTTTTGGACCTGTATGGGGTCTATGGTGGCGTCTATCACCAGGTCGAAGGGCACCTTATCGTACCACCCGGCCTTCTCGAACATGGCCATGAAGCATATGCCCACAACCTTTCCGCCCGGCTTGAGGATGGCCCTGACGCGCTCTGCAGCACCGGCGGCGTCTACCTTGCTGCCGGGCATGGAAAGGCCGCCAAGCAATACGACGAAGTCCGCCCCGTTCGGGTCCGCCGCCCCGCCGGCCTGCATCCCTATCCCCGGAACCTGCCAGAGGGAGCGGGTGTCATCCAGGATGGCGTCGGGCACAAGAACCATCTCAACCCTATCATTTCTGATAGTATAGGCGAACAGCTCGATGAAGGGCACACACGTGCCGGCGCTGCCCATGAATACTATCTTGTTAGCCGGCTGCATGCCCAGCGCAGCCATCTGCGCCCTGAAGGTCTTAAGCAAGGGCGACAGCCCTTTCGTGGTCTCAACGACTTTATACATCTAATCCAGCCTCTTTAGCTCTTTTGAGTTCATGACCGCTGCCAGCGGTATTATCCTCGTTTTTATCCCCATCTCGGCGAGCGCTGCGAACGGGTTTATGCCCGAGTAGCTGGCGATGCCGCAGGTGCCCGGCTCGACTGGGACGCCCAGGAGGGGCCTCACGCTCTCGCACGCCGAAAATATGCCGTACACCTCCGCGCCCCTCAGCTCTTCTATGATGCCCAGCGCTTTTTCCCTGGCGTTAATCGGTATCTCCCTGACGTTGGCCAGGGCGTTGCCCGAGCCGGTCTCAAGTACCTTCAGCACGGACGTCATCTTTCGGGACACGAACACGTTCATTGGGTTGATGGACGTGCCTCTATAATCTATGATATCTGTGAAGCGCTCGGCCTTATTATCCCTGACGCGTATGATGCCGCCATACTTTAAGCTGACGGGTATGCCTCTTTTTAATAAGACCCCGTCTATGGTGATGCTGCAAAACGTCGCTATGGCCACCTGGCCTTCCGGCACATCGTTCTCTAGTATCTCCTGGCCCTCGTCGACCACCTTGAGGCGAGGGCTTATCGCGTATCCAGCCTCGACCACCTGCTTTAAGACTTCCAGCGCCTTATCGCAGTCAGCCTTATTGATGTAGCAGATGTTGACCACTGCGTCGCCCGTATTCGCAGAAGGGTCGAAGGTGGTCCTGAACTCGTAGTCCTCTATCCTCGTGGAGATAAAGCCCAGGCGGTCAGTTACCAGGGCGTGCTTTAGCTCCTCCTCGCCGAGCGGCGTTATGACCCTCCCAAGGTAGCCGTGCTTCTTCGTGAAGCCCCGCTCGTCGAGCATCCTGAGGTGGTAACGAGTTGCCCGCTCGCCAAGGTTATAGCCTCTCCGGTTGAGCTCCTCGGCTATCTTCCTGGCCCCGACCTCGCCGTTCGACTCGCTCAGTATCCTCAATATCTCGATCAGCTTGCGCTGTGTCTCTGCGTCAGGCATCTCTCATCTTTCCTGTACCAAAATAGAATAGCCTTCCAGGTTTTATAATTTGCCATATCCTGCTAATTTGTGTCAGGCTATCGGTAGATTTTTAACTCGCCCAGCATGGCGTTGATCCTCGGCTCTTTTTCAAGCATGTCCGCTATGTGGGCTCCTTTTTCCGTTAGCCTATAGCAGATGATCGCGTATCCTCCCACATGGGTTTCTGCTCGTTCCAGCAATCCCATGCCTATCAGAGAGTCCTCGACTTTGTACCGTCTCCCGTCGCCCATGATGGCTCCGAGTATGTTGCTTGCGCAGACGTTCAAGCCCTTTTGCAGCTCTTTTAGGCTCGCCTGCCTGAAGAAGCTATGAGCGATGAACATGAGCACTACGACGCGTATTTTGCTTCGCCTTAATGACTTCATGACCGCTTCGTCGCTTGCATCCATACCCTTTAAAGTTATATCAAATAGACATAAATATCTTATTATGAAATAGCTCATCAACCAAGTAATAAAAATATTATTATAGTGCCATATGAGCAATTGCAAACCGATACTCGCATGTGCTAGCAAAAAGTATAAGCATAAACTAGTAGTTATAACATTTTATGCAAGCGCCTGGCCAACCAATATAGACGGAAAACTGGCCAGGCGTCTTGTCCAACATAGTTGGAGGTATAAAAATATGGATTTAAAGTATTTAATACCATTGGCACTTTGCGGCCTGATAGTAATGGCAGTAATGCCCGCATACGCACAGGATTGGACCCTTAATGCGCTTGAAACGCGGGCTAATACCGGGAGCATGCCGACGATAACGGGTGACTCGACAGTCCAGAGACAATTGTACCATGCCGGCGATACGATCACCTGGGATAATAAATGGTATAACGCCGATTCTGGGCACCCATGGCGCAGCATAGCAGTAACGAGCAGCTCATTTACCGGTTTCACGAGCACCACTGCTAACGATCTTGGAGAGCTATACTATGGCGAGATCCAAACATTCAGAAATAATAAGGTTCCGGTGAATAGTAATCCCAACCCATATAATGACTATTTCGCCAGGTCACACAACTATGGGTATACGGATAATCCGTTTATTAATTGCGACATAGTAGGCCTGCAAACACAAGTAAATTGAGTTATTATTTTTTTAATTTTTAAGGAGATATCATGAGCAATACCCTTAATATTGCCCGGAAAGAGTTCGCTGACCTGGCAAACAATAAATACCTGTACATCGTATTAATAATATTCTTAATTAATTTATTAATGCATTTAGTTAGCCTTTATAATTTTTATAAGGAGGGGAGTATAAGCGACCCAAATTTTATTAAGGCCTGTCTGTTCGACGTAATGTATCTATCATCGATATATGGCGGGGTCACCGCCCTTATGATCGGGTTCTCATCAATGGCCGGCGAGCTGACGAGTGGAGCCTTGAATACGCTTATAGCTAAACCAGTATACCGCGATACGGTCATTACCGGGAAGCTACTAGGGTGCATAGCGTATATGCTATTATTCTTCATCCTCACCGCTATCCTCTACGTTTCATCGGAGTTTATACTATGTGGCGACGTCATAGCCGGACAGCTTTTAGGATTACTCGCAAGGTTACCGTTTATCGTTATCATAGCCCTGCTATACGTGATGATGTTCTTCCTCGTTTCTGTTCTCTTCAGGACCCTCATAGACGATAACGGGATGGCGCTAACGTTTAGCGTTTTATTCTACTTCGTAATACTAATAATCCCTTCGAGTTCTGTTATTATTAGTAATATTGCGGCTTTGCTCGGCGTGGATGAAGTCTATTTGCTAGGCATATCCAGGATTATTGACCCCAAGAAGTCAATGGTTAATATTAGTAATTCTGGCATTTTCGACCCGTCTTTTAGTATTATTAGCGCGTTAAGCCTTAGCTGGCTAGAGTTCGCGAAATTTATCGTCATAGTTTTAGCGCTTTTGGCATTATGCTACATATCATTTTTGAGGAGGGACGTCCGTTGAGCGGAGTATTGCCGATTGCCATGAACGAGTTCTCAAGGATAATGAGACAGCCGATAATACTGGTAATAGCTGCCATATTATTTTTGATCCTGCTCATTAACGGGGCGTCAAGCGCTCAAGTAATACCGGAGTTTTTACCGGACAAGGACGATGTATTTTTAAAGGTAGGGGTAAGTAATACGACGTATTATACATCGTTGTTCTTATCGGTAGTGTCCATGTTTATCGGGGTGCTCTCCATAGCGGAGGAGCGGTCTAGGGGGACGCTACGCGTGCTTTTAACAAAGCCTGTGTTCCGTAAGGACGTCTTCTTTGGAAAGTTCCTGGGCATCTCGATGCTTCTATTAATTCTGACGGTCACGAGCGTTACCCTGTGCGTTTCAGCCATACTAATATTCTATGGCGGCCCGTTGTCACTACAGGATGCGCTGGTAAGGCTTTCCACTTACACTCTACTCATATTTTTAAACTGCGTATTGACCATGGCCATAGCGATGCTTATCGGCGTGGCGGTTAAAAATATTCTGGGCATTCTAATGCTCGCCGGGTCGCTGCTATGCTTCGAATGGTTTATAAGCATAGAGGACTGGCTCTCCAGCCTTCTAGGTAGTCTAAAGTATATTATTAGCCAGAGAATGCTATTCTTCACAATAATGGGCCCGACGGGCCCGGGACTGCTGCATACCACGATGCCATATCAGGTGTGGCTTGAAGACGCGGCACCTTATATAACGGCTTTTCTACTCGAGATTATCGTTGTATTGGTTCTGGCTTTCCTGGCATTTAATGGTGATGACGAATGAAAGGTAAAGTGTTTGGAAATAGGCATTTCATGGTATATTCTGCGCTGCTAGCGATACTCGTGGCGTCTTCGCTTGGCAGCATGTCGTGCCCCGCAGATTCTGCGGGCGCTCAAATAGGGGTTAAAAAGGTGGCCGTTGGGCTTTTCCATACGGTGGCCCTGGCTGATGATGGGACGGTGTGGGCATGGGGGAGCAACACTTATGGGGAGTGTGGGGAAGGCAGTAGCGATGACATACTACTAAAGCCAGTAATGATTAACGGGCTGGAAGGCGTGAAGGATGTCGCAGTAGGGAATAACTTCTCTATGGCGCTAAAGAGCGATGGCACAGTGTGGACATGGGGCGATAACAGGTACGGCCAGCTCGGAATCGGGACCGCGGATGATGGGCGGCACCCTGAGCCCGTACAAGTGCCCGGCCTGACAAACGTAATAGCTATAAGCGCCGATTTTCAATTGGCAATGGCTCTCAAAGACGACGGGACGGTCTGGGCGTGGGGCTCGAACTCGTACGGCCAGCTCGGGGATGGAAAGCCCATAGACATACCTCCACCGCTAACTTATAGTAAAGAGTGGGATATGCAAAATAAGCCCTCTCCAGTCATGGTTAGCGGGCTCGACCATGTCGTCTCGATAGACGCTTCTGGATGGCAAGCTTTTGCGGTGAAAGACGATGGCACGGTATGGGGATGGGGGCAAAACACGTGTACGCTGGGGGAATGGTCTAAGAATAACGAGAATTCTCTATATACATCAACTCCCGTTCAAATAGTAGGCCTTACGGACGTTAAAAAGGCCTGTTGTCTGGGGGGCCTGTCTGCTGTTGCCCTTAAGAAGGATGGGACTGTCTGGGCGTGGGGCGAGGATAGATATGGAGTTCTCGGTAATGGGGAGGTAAAATCCTATCCGGACGTAGATAAGGTTTACAATCCTATACAGGTGATAGGGCTTACGGATATAGTCGATATATCCTGCGGGGGCGCCCATTCGTTAGCGCTTAAAGACGATGGGACAGTCTGGGCGTGGGGAAAGAATTACGCGGGGCAGCTGGGCGACTCAACGAATGAAAGCCGTGGCACTCCTTGCAGAGTGCCGATACCTGCTGCTAAGGCTATATCCGCCGGGTACTACTCTAACGTCGCCATCGATAAAGATGATAACGTATGGGCATGGGGCATGGATGACTATGGACAGCTAGGCGATGGGGAGCATGGAGAAATGTTATACCGGCCTACTCCGAAAAAGGTTTTATTAAGCTTCGGCGGTAGCCCGACAATCATGCCAACGGCCACGAGTACGCCCGGGCCTATAGCCAGCCCGTCCACGCTTGCCCCCACTCCTAGTACGAGCCCGACCATGGCAGGCTCGCCCTGGTATGACGCGTTGCCCATAGTATTTTTTATTGTAGTCGCAGTAATCACCGGATTGCTGGCTTATATACTTTTGAAGAGGAGGAATTAGGGCGAGAAGCGCTATAATATGTTTATTTTTCCTGGTGATGATAAGTTTCGCCGGGCTAGCGCATGCAGAGGTCCCGCCATTCGCGTTCATCGCTCAAGGCCCCACGGTTTCTTTAGCTTTAGATGAGAACGGGACGGCTTGGGCGTGGGGGTCGAATTATGACGGCGAATGCGGTATACCCGCCAGCGAGGGGCTGGAATATGTCACAAGGCCCGTGGCAATCCACGGGCTCGATAACGTTACCTCCATAGATGCTGGCGAGCTTTTCGTAATAGCGCTCAAAAAAGATGGTACAGTGCTAACCTGGGGCTGGAGCATATTCGGGGATTTAGGGTATGTCCCGAATAATACGACCTATAATCAGTCGAGAGAGCATTTTTCGCCTTTGCCCGTGCCAGGCCTAAGCGATATAACCGGCATATCTGCTGGACAGCATTTTTGCGTTGTCCTTAAAAGCGATGGAACGGTTTGGACGTGGGGGGATAACAGATATGGGCAGCTCGGAGATGGTAAACAGGTTACCATCGATGATTACTATGCCGGCGCACACCGCGCAGAGCCGGGCATGGTTGTCGGGCTAAGTAATGTCACTTACGTGTCGGCCGGCCCCATAAACGCGGCTGCGGTGAAAGACGATGGCACGGTGTGGGTATGGGGGGCAAACTCGCGCAGCCTATTCGGCGAGGCGGGCGAAAATAGCACAGGCTTGCTCGCTATTACAACGCCAGTCCAGGTGAAAGGGCTGGAAAACGTGAAGGAAGTAAAGCTAGGCCATGCACATGCCCTTGCCCTTAAAAATGATGGAACTGTTTGGGCGTGGGGCGATAATAGCTATGGGCAGCTTGGCGTCGCGGGTAAAGAATTTTCGAATATGCCGATAATGGTGCATGGGCTATCAAACGTTACCCAGATAAGCGCGGGGGAGGGACACTCGGTAGCCCTCGAAGGCGATGGCACGGTATGGACGTGGGGCCAGAACAAATATGGACAGCTCGGAGATGGCACCACGTCAAACAGCTATAGCCCTGTAAAAGTACACCTACCGCCAATAAAGGCGGTTTCCGCTAGAGGCTTCAATACCATGGCGCTGGACTATAACGGCACCATCTGGATATGGGGGAATAACAACTATGGCCAGCTTGGTAATGGCTTGAGTAGCGGCAGCACGAGTTCGCCGACAACTCTTCAGGCCGCCACGCAGGGGCCGATCGCGAGCGGCGTCCCTTCGCAAAGCCGCGGTGATAGCACGGTCCTGCTGGCAATCCTTCTCATAATCCTGGCGGTGGCGGTCGGAATCTTTATCTATATGTGGAAGAGGTAGCTATTGTTTAGCTTATTCCCGCTTCGGCGAGCGCTGCGAACGGGCTTATGCCCGAGTAGCTTGCGTGCCGCAGGTGCCCGGCTCAATCGGGACGCCCAGAAGAGGCCTCATAAAAATTCTTTTCGACCGATAAGCTTAAGCATGAGCAGGCTATTATGGCTACAGCCTTTATAATTGGGCTATGCAATGCCCGCTTTAACGAATGATGGAGGAAAAACATGGGATTATTCGATAAGGTATTAGGCGGCAGCCAGCCTGCCAGGTTCAATGCACAGGAAGCTTTCATCGGAATCTCTTTGACCGCGGTGGCCGCGGATGGAGTGATAAACCAGGATGAGGCCCAGGGCTTGTTTACCGCCCTGTTGCGCATGAAGCTGTTTAAGGGCGTTAACGATGGCCAGATGAGGCAGATGTTCGATCGCGTGCTCAACCTGCTTAAGAAACAGGGGGCGGGCGCCGTGATCAACCTTTCAAAAGAGGCACTCACCCCGGAGCAGAAGCAGACGGCGTTCGCGATCGCAGCCGACCTCGTCCTGGCGGACGGCGTAGTCGAGGACGAGGAGAAGAAGTACCTGGATGACCTGCAGAAGGCCCTCGAAGTGCCCGATGATATGGCCCTAAAGGTCGTGGAGACCATGGTCATCAAGAACAGGGCTTAAGCCTAAGCTAAAGCCGTTAGCGTCGATGTACTCTTTTACCAGGCATTGCTTCTTTCTATTTTTATTATCTATACCTGTAATCCGCTGTATTTCTTCATAAGCCGTTTTCCATTAAGAACCTTAAGACTACATTAAGTGCTCAATGGGTGTTTTTCAGCTTTTGCCGTTATCTTTCCTGCCTCTGGTTTTTTGCCCTCGAGCATGGCCTTGACGAAACCGAGGAAGGGCGGGGACGGCCTCTCGGGCCTCGACTTGAACTCGGGGTGGAACTGGGTGCCCAGGAAAAACCTATGAGTGGGAAGCTCCAGTATTTCCATGCGGTTATCGTTTTTCGCCGAAAATACCAGGCCATGGCTCTCGATCTCGTCTATCATGTCAGGGTTAACCTCGTAGCGGTGCCGGTGCCTCTCGCTAATCTTAGTGGTGCCGTAAAGCCGGTGGGCCAGCGTATTATCCTTAATCCACGACTTGTGCTCGCCAAGCCTCATCGTCCCGCCCATGTTCTTAATATCCTTCTGCTCGGGCAAAATGTCTATAACATGGGTGCCCGTGGCGCTGAACTCGCTGCTCGTCGCATCCTTATAGCCCACGACGTTC from Methanocella conradii HZ254 harbors:
- a CDS encoding archaellum operon transcriptional activator EarA family protein, whose translation is MDASDEAVMKSLRRSKIRVVVLMFIAHSFFRQASLKELQKGLNVCASNILGAIMGDGRRYKVEDSLIGMGLLERAETHVGGYAIICYRLTEKGAHIADMLEKEPRINAMLGELKIYR
- a CDS encoding ABC transporter permease; the protein is MSNTLNIARKEFADLANNKYLYIVLIIFLINLLMHLVSLYNFYKEGSISDPNFIKACLFDVMYLSSIYGGVTALMIGFSSMAGELTSGALNTLIAKPVYRDTVITGKLLGCIAYMLLFFILTAILYVSSEFILCGDVIAGQLLGLLARLPFIVIIALLYVMMFFLVSVLFRTLIDDNGMALTFSVLFYFVILIIPSSSVIISNIAALLGVDEVYLLGISRIIDPKKSMVNISNSGIFDPSFSIISALSLSWLEFAKFIVIVLALLALCYISFLRRDVR
- a CDS encoding ABC transporter permease, encoding MSGVLPIAMNEFSRIMRQPIILVIAAILFLILLINGASSAQVIPEFLPDKDDVFLKVGVSNTTYYTSLFLSVVSMFIGVLSIAEERSRGTLRVLLTKPVFRKDVFFGKFLGISMLLLILTVTSVTLCVSAILIFYGGPLSLQDALVRLSTYTLLIFLNCVLTMAIAMLIGVAVKNILGILMLAGSLLCFEWFISIEDWLSSLLGSLKYIISQRMLFFTIMGPTGPGLLHTTMPYQVWLEDAAPYITAFLLEIIVVLVLAFLAFNGDDE
- a CDS encoding RCC1 domain-containing protein: MKGKVFGNRHFMVYSALLAILVASSLGSMSCPADSAGAQIGVKKVAVGLFHTVALADDGTVWAWGSNTYGECGEGSSDDILLKPVMINGLEGVKDVAVGNNFSMALKSDGTVWTWGDNRYGQLGIGTADDGRHPEPVQVPGLTNVIAISADFQLAMALKDDGTVWAWGSNSYGQLGDGKPIDIPPPLTYSKEWDMQNKPSPVMVSGLDHVVSIDASGWQAFAVKDDGTVWGWGQNTCTLGEWSKNNENSLYTSTPVQIVGLTDVKKACCLGGLSAVALKKDGTVWAWGEDRYGVLGNGEVKSYPDVDKVYNPIQVIGLTDIVDISCGGAHSLALKDDGTVWAWGKNYAGQLGDSTNESRGTPCRVPIPAAKAISAGYYSNVAIDKDDNVWAWGMDDYGQLGDGEHGEMLYRPTPKKVLLSFGGSPTIMPTATSTPGPIASPSTLAPTPSTSPTMAGSPWYDALPIVFFIVVAVITGLLAYILLKRRN
- a CDS encoding RCC1 domain-containing protein: MISFAGLAHAEVPPFAFIAQGPTVSLALDENGTAWAWGSNYDGECGIPASEGLEYVTRPVAIHGLDNVTSIDAGELFVIALKKDGTVLTWGWSIFGDLGYVPNNTTYNQSREHFSPLPVPGLSDITGISAGQHFCVVLKSDGTVWTWGDNRYGQLGDGKQVTIDDYYAGAHRAEPGMVVGLSNVTYVSAGPINAAAVKDDGTVWVWGANSRSLFGEAGENSTGLLAITTPVQVKGLENVKEVKLGHAHALALKNDGTVWAWGDNSYGQLGVAGKEFSNMPIMVHGLSNVTQISAGEGHSVALEGDGTVWTWGQNKYGQLGDGTTSNSYSPVKVHLPPIKAVSARGFNTMALDYNGTIWIWGNNNYGQLGNGLSSGSTSSPTTLQAATQGPIASGVPSQSRGDSTVLLAILLIILAVAVGIFIYMWKR
- a CDS encoding tellurite resistance TerB family protein yields the protein MGLFDKVLGGSQPARFNAQEAFIGISLTAVAADGVINQDEAQGLFTALLRMKLFKGVNDGQMRQMFDRVLNLLKKQGAGAVINLSKEALTPEQKQTAFAIAADLVLADGVVEDEEKKYLDDLQKALEVPDDMALKVVETMVIKNRA